In Companilactobacillus allii, one genomic interval encodes:
- a CDS encoding EAL domain-containing protein yields MYRFFAQPQVNEEDKSIFGYELLLRTNENGFWTLPKDFTKISIDDQAALLEVISKKLHTELHDIKLAFNLNQKQASDPFTLGSIIALKKRINPAALTIELTEAPTLEEMKEISFMLHQYKIAIVLDDVGTGSNTYDNVKHLLPYVDQIKFAMQNLRMDGDAEKIPSCLSFWVDLAKKFRLELVLEGVEDKEDQSLAKKFGINIQQGYLYGKPALL; encoded by the coding sequence ATGTATCGATTCTTTGCCCAGCCGCAAGTAAATGAAGAGGACAAGTCTATATTTGGATACGAATTATTATTGCGTACCAATGAAAATGGCTTTTGGACTTTGCCCAAGGATTTCACAAAAATTTCTATTGATGACCAAGCAGCATTGCTTGAAGTCATTTCCAAAAAGTTACACACAGAATTACATGATATAAAATTAGCATTTAATCTCAATCAAAAACAAGCCAGTGATCCGTTTACTTTAGGATCGATCATCGCACTAAAAAAGCGCATCAATCCAGCTGCTCTGACGATTGAATTGACAGAGGCACCAACTTTAGAAGAGATGAAAGAAATCAGTTTTATGTTACATCAATATAAAATTGCTATCGTGCTTGACGATGTTGGTACTGGTTCTAATACATATGACAATGTTAAACATCTATTGCCATACGTTGACCAAATAAAATTTGCAATGCAAAACCTCCGTATGGACGGTGATGCCGAAAAGATTCCTAGTTGTCTGAGTTTTTGGGTCGATTTAGCTAAGAAGTTCCGCTTAGAACTTGTCTTAGAAGGCGTTGAAGACAAAGAAGATCAGTCTCTAGCTAAAAAGTTTGGGATTAATATCCAACAAGGATATCTCTACGGTAAACCAGCGTTGCTCTAA
- a CDS encoding aminopeptidase C — translation MTKEINSKILADFHKNLNQDASNNILKNAVAQVGIFQTAQNSDVKSKLNPTFNITVPTGKVSNQKRSGRCWLFSSLTNLRTEFAMKYDVADFELSQNYLSFFDRLEKANYFYQNIIETANLPVTDRKVNALFSRPNGDGGYWQYATDLIKKYGVVPDYAFPETAASSNTAEFDSVIGIMLRKNGIELRELVNDNKSETVINERVDEMLSEIYKVCVYSFGQPPKEFELSIGTDSKKMIEEASITPKEFLKQYFTMKLDDYVDIINAPQDSKEFGKIYTVEATGNMVGGQKTTYLNLPIERLKELSIAQMKGNDTVWFGNDVGKQSHRTKGLLSGDLHQIDQLFGIDTKMSKGEGLDYKQSEITHAMTLTGVNLINGQPNRFKVENSWGEANGEKGYFTMDDQWFDRNVYDVVINKKYLSADELEMLKQEPIVLAPWDSIA, via the coding sequence TTGACTAAAGAAATTAATAGTAAAATTTTAGCAGACTTTCACAAAAACTTAAATCAAGATGCTTCGAATAATATCTTGAAAAACGCTGTTGCGCAAGTGGGAATTTTCCAAACTGCTCAAAATTCAGATGTAAAAAGTAAATTGAACCCTACTTTTAACATCACAGTTCCAACCGGAAAGGTCTCAAATCAGAAGAGATCTGGTCGTTGTTGGTTATTTTCGTCTTTAACAAACTTAAGAACAGAATTCGCTATGAAATATGACGTAGCAGATTTTGAGTTATCTCAAAATTATTTATCGTTCTTTGATCGTTTGGAAAAGGCCAATTACTTTTATCAAAATATCATTGAAACTGCCAACTTACCAGTTACTGATAGGAAAGTGAATGCTTTGTTCAGCAGGCCCAATGGTGATGGTGGATACTGGCAATATGCGACTGACCTGATCAAGAAATATGGTGTCGTTCCTGATTATGCTTTCCCAGAAACTGCAGCTTCAAGTAATACTGCCGAGTTTGATTCAGTGATTGGTATTATGTTGCGCAAGAATGGGATTGAGTTACGTGAATTAGTTAATGATAACAAATCAGAGACTGTAATTAATGAACGAGTTGATGAAATGTTATCTGAAATTTACAAGGTATGTGTTTATTCGTTTGGACAACCACCTAAGGAATTCGAGTTATCGATTGGAACTGATAGCAAAAAGATGATTGAAGAAGCAAGTATTACTCCAAAGGAATTCTTGAAACAATACTTCACCATGAAGCTAGATGATTATGTGGATATTATTAATGCCCCACAAGATTCCAAAGAATTCGGTAAGATCTATACGGTTGAAGCCACTGGAAATATGGTCGGTGGGCAAAAAACAACTTATCTGAATTTACCAATCGAACGTTTAAAGGAATTAAGTATTGCACAAATGAAGGGCAATGATACTGTTTGGTTCGGTAATGATGTTGGTAAGCAGTCACACCGTACAAAGGGATTGTTATCTGGTGATTTGCATCAAATAGATCAATTATTCGGTATTGATACTAAGATGAGTAAGGGTGAAGGGTTGGATTATAAACAATCTGAGATTACTCATGCAATGACTTTGACTGGAGTTAACTTGATCAATGGTCAACCAAATCGTTTTAAAGTTGAGAATTCATGGGGTGAGGCTAATGGTGAAAAAGGCTATTTCACTATGGATGATCAATGGTTCGATAGAAATGTCTATGATGTTGTTATTAATAAGAAGTATCTAAGTGCTGATGAGTTAGAAATGTTGAAACAAGAACCTATCGTATTGGCACCTTGGGATTCGATTGCTTAA
- a CDS encoding type 1 glutamine amidotransferase, whose translation MTETIKIAYLYEDLMNTYGDSGDVKILSFLLKEKGYDTQVDNISLGAKFDAFDYDFLFWGGGQDFEQSVVAKDLVRHKDTLEKYINDDKPMLCICGGYQFLGAYYETSGGETIKGLGILPFHTIFKADSRMIGDTEYETEWGKVKAFENHSGRTYFDDKSVLKPFGKMIEGYGNNPEEGNEGMRYKNTIGSYSHGPILKNENIARAIADKIVTSHKERMAATAK comes from the coding sequence ATGACTGAAACAATAAAAATTGCTTATTTATACGAAGATTTGATGAATACCTATGGGGATAGTGGCGATGTTAAGATATTATCCTTTTTATTGAAGGAAAAGGGTTACGATACTCAAGTTGATAATATCAGCTTAGGAGCAAAGTTTGACGCCTTTGACTATGACTTCTTATTCTGGGGTGGTGGCCAAGACTTTGAACAATCCGTCGTCGCTAAGGACTTAGTTAGACATAAAGACACCCTCGAGAAATATATCAATGATGATAAACCCATGCTTTGCATTTGTGGTGGTTATCAGTTCCTTGGTGCTTACTATGAAACATCTGGTGGTGAAACAATCAAAGGACTAGGAATTCTACCATTCCATACCATTTTCAAAGCCGATAGCCGTATGATCGGTGACACTGAATACGAAACAGAATGGGGTAAGGTCAAAGCCTTTGAGAACCATTCCGGCCGTACTTACTTTGATGATAAATCTGTTTTAAAACCATTTGGTAAAATGATTGAAGGCTATGGTAACAACCCTGAAGAAGGTAACGAAGGTATGCGTTATAAGAACACTATCGGTAGTTATTCACATGGACCTATTTTGAAAAATGAGAACATTGCCCGTGCCATTGCTGATAAGATTGTTACATCCCATAAAGAACGCATGGCTGCTACAGCTAAGTAA
- a CDS encoding class II aldolase/adducin family protein, whose protein sequence is MRNLGRMMFELEREDMAKVVKTIFDRFDTNVAGGNFSFKVTDKDGDYGDKDKEYIIMTPTMMSEAYLGDLSPAQILVVEPHTRKILDGVGNLTREINMHEAIYDTNPDIKSVFHSHAKEQLAWATMGVPIPNLTEATQKVKGVEPLPFKENCSEELAELVSKHIANIGDAALMHEYLLNSHGVLITVGGKDMSGMTAIHKAVSVVDTMEFNAHIAMEQTKLIKDGALDGYYSKGIKIGTLDDVFNKKIALFNHKSNSELETINQ, encoded by the coding sequence ATGCGTAATTTAGGTAGAATGATGTTTGAACTAGAACGTGAAGATATGGCTAAAGTAGTTAAAACAATTTTTGATCGTTTTGATACAAATGTTGCTGGAGGTAATTTCTCATTTAAGGTAACTGATAAAGATGGAGATTATGGTGATAAAGATAAAGAATATATAATTATGACACCAACAATGATGTCTGAAGCATATTTGGGTGATCTTAGTCCAGCACAAATTTTAGTTGTAGAACCACATACTAGAAAGATTTTGGACGGAGTTGGTAATCTTACTAGAGAAATAAATATGCATGAAGCTATATATGATACTAATCCAGATATTAAGTCAGTATTCCATTCACATGCTAAAGAACAACTAGCATGGGCAACAATGGGGGTTCCTATTCCTAATTTGACCGAAGCAACACAAAAGGTTAAGGGAGTTGAGCCACTTCCATTTAAGGAAAATTGTTCAGAAGAACTTGCAGAACTTGTTTCAAAGCATATTGCAAACATTGGTGATGCAGCATTGATGCACGAATATTTGTTGAACTCACACGGTGTATTAATTACTGTTGGCGGTAAAGATATGTCAGGAATGACAGCCATCCATAAAGCTGTATCTGTTGTTGATACTATGGAATTTAACGCACATATAGCTATGGAACAAACAAAGCTTATTAAAGACGGAGCTTTAGACGGATATTATTCTAAAGGAATTAAAATCGGTACTTTAGATGATGTATTTAATAAAAAAATTGCTCTGTTTAATCACAAATCTAATTCTGAATTAGAAACAATTAATCAATAA
- a CDS encoding PTS transporter subunit IIC, producing the protein MGMNDIVQAILAPGAQVFVPVLIILLGLLFKMKLRKAVKSGADLVVGFVGMSILIGALVDQITPMTKRLGEATGLHLTAIDVGWTGAAAISWAWSLAFTFFALTIGVNFILLIFNWTKTINADMWNVWGKVLTAYIIYYVSGSYLWAYGLTTIQVIIELKLGDLWESQIADMFGYTNTTVTHIETFTAVIMYPVNRLMDFIPIFNKRIDAKSLKQKIGMLSEPWAMGFIIGILIGLLSRAPISNVLNFATYMLAIMALFPVVAKYFQSALTPFGAAMSKYMKSKFKNREFYIGLDWPIVGQSAELWVTATINIIFFMFWAIVLPGNSTLPFAGVINYCLAVGGLLLTGGNLLRMIVLSFLYTPLFLYGATFLAPILTKMGKMTQAINIPKGSEITWSSIEAPDLRIMFAYMAQGKWWAYVGFLALMALFVLMYRHISKAPLPSQRYENLTKKSEG; encoded by the coding sequence ATGGGTATGAATGATATAGTTCAGGCAATTCTTGCACCTGGTGCTCAGGTGTTTGTACCGGTATTAATTATTCTTTTAGGTCTACTTTTCAAAATGAAGTTAAGAAAGGCCGTGAAATCTGGTGCTGATCTTGTAGTGGGTTTTGTTGGAATGTCAATTCTTATCGGAGCCTTAGTTGATCAGATTACACCTATGACTAAAAGACTAGGTGAGGCCACTGGATTACATTTAACGGCGATTGATGTTGGTTGGACGGGAGCTGCCGCTATTTCTTGGGCTTGGTCGTTAGCTTTTACATTTTTTGCTTTAACAATTGGTGTTAATTTTATCCTTTTGATATTTAATTGGACTAAAACAATAAATGCCGATATGTGGAATGTATGGGGCAAAGTTTTAACAGCTTATATTATTTATTACGTATCAGGCTCTTATTTATGGGCATATGGGTTAACAACTATTCAGGTTATTATCGAATTGAAACTGGGGGATTTATGGGAATCTCAAATTGCCGATATGTTTGGTTACACAAATACAACAGTGACCCATATTGAAACATTCACTGCAGTCATAATGTATCCAGTTAATAGACTTATGGATTTTATTCCAATTTTCAATAAGAGAATTGATGCTAAATCTTTGAAACAAAAAATAGGAATGTTATCAGAACCTTGGGCAATGGGATTCATTATTGGTATTCTAATTGGCCTCTTGTCAAGAGCCCCCATTTCTAATGTGTTGAATTTTGCAACATATATGTTAGCAATTATGGCTTTATTCCCAGTTGTTGCTAAGTATTTTCAATCAGCTCTTACGCCGTTTGGTGCAGCTATGAGTAAATACATGAAGTCTAAATTCAAGAACCGTGAATTTTATATTGGACTTGATTGGCCTATCGTTGGTCAAAGTGCCGAACTTTGGGTAACAGCTACTATAAATATTATTTTCTTTATGTTCTGGGCAATTGTATTGCCAGGAAATTCTACGTTACCATTTGCCGGAGTAATTAATTACTGCTTGGCCGTTGGTGGATTGTTATTGACTGGTGGAAATTTATTAAGAATGATTGTATTGAGTTTCTTGTATACACCTTTGTTCTTATATGGAGCAACATTCTTAGCACCTATTCTTACAAAGATGGGTAAGATGACACAAGCAATTAATATTCCTAAAGGATCTGAAATTACATGGTCCTCAATTGAAGCTCCAGATTTAAGAATAATGTTTGCCTATATGGCACAAGGAAAGTGGTGGGCTTATGTCGGATTCTTGGCATTAATGGCACTGTTTGTATTAATGTATCGACATATAAGTAAGGCACCACTTCCATCTCAAAGATATGAAAATTTAACAAAGAAATCTGAGGGATAA
- a CDS encoding PTS sugar transporter subunit IIA, with the protein MVSVKGYSYMVKDNLVNLNIHAKTENDVFDYVGNQLISKGYANAGYIEAVKNRENEFPTGLAAPKITLAVPHVDPEFVKSPFIFIGRTENPVKIKQMAINTEIETSNFCFLGIKEGSGQAGLLKNIIYALRNDDFINKLETSRSETELVELYRTYLDKEN; encoded by the coding sequence TTGGTTTCGGTAAAAGGCTATAGCTATATGGTTAAAGACAATTTAGTGAATTTGAACATACATGCAAAAACAGAAAATGATGTTTTTGATTATGTTGGGAATCAGTTGATTTCCAAAGGGTACGCTAATGCTGGATATATAGAAGCGGTTAAGAATCGTGAAAATGAATTCCCAACAGGATTGGCAGCTCCAAAAATAACTTTGGCAGTTCCACACGTTGACCCTGAATTTGTTAAATCTCCATTTATTTTTATTGGTAGAACCGAGAATCCGGTAAAGATAAAACAGATGGCAATCAACACAGAAATTGAAACATCGAATTTTTGTTTTTTGGGCATTAAAGAGGGTTCAGGACAAGCTGGATTGTTGAAAAATATCATTTATGCATTAAGAAATGATGATTTCATTAATAAATTAGAAACGTCAAGGTCTGAAACTGAACTTGTTGAATTATATAGAACTTATTTAGATAAAGAGAATTAA
- a CDS encoding DeoR/GlpR family DNA-binding transcription regulator: MIREERQANIIEILNKQGYIKTEELADILSVTGMTIRRDISEMEKSHQLKRIRGGVESITVSKREKTTKEKEALNSNLKRQIATKIGSLLNEGQSIFIGAGTTINMLLPKLLGKNLHVITNNLGAFTYLIDNNEDAMLTGGKLHKITGEFYGEIAAHSFDNLILDYSIGSTNGIYNQNVTTANTGEGHIQTEAFKHSKKIIIVADHTKFDESDMNTFIKADEVDRIVTDNEISASVKEKYSKYFKII, from the coding sequence ATGATTAGAGAAGAGCGACAAGCAAATATTATTGAAATACTTAACAAACAGGGATATATAAAAACTGAAGAACTTGCAGATATATTAAGTGTCACAGGTATGACTATTAGAAGAGATATATCTGAAATGGAGAAATCTCATCAATTAAAAAGAATACGCGGCGGTGTTGAATCCATCACAGTCAGTAAACGTGAAAAAACAACAAAAGAAAAAGAAGCCCTCAATAGCAACTTAAAACGACAAATTGCTACTAAGATAGGCTCCTTATTAAACGAAGGCCAAAGTATTTTTATTGGTGCTGGTACAACTATTAATATGTTGCTACCAAAATTATTAGGAAAGAATTTACATGTTATAACAAATAACCTCGGAGCATTTACATACCTAATTGATAATAATGAAGACGCAATGCTAACTGGTGGAAAGTTACATAAAATAACTGGTGAATTCTACGGAGAAATAGCCGCCCATTCTTTTGATAATTTAATACTCGATTACTCCATAGGATCAACGAATGGAATCTATAATCAAAATGTGACAACTGCAAATACTGGTGAAGGACATATACAAACAGAAGCTTTCAAACACAGTAAAAAAATCATTATAGTTGCAGATCATACTAAATTTGATGAAAGCGATATGAATACTTTTATCAAGGCTGATGAGGTTGATCGTATAGTGACTGACAATGAAATAAGCGCATCAGTGAAAGAAAAATATTCTAAGTACTTTAAAATTATTTAA
- a CDS encoding 1-phosphofructokinase family hexose kinase gives MILTVTMNPSVDILYRIKEFKLDNVNRTTPKKFLGGKGVNAARVSSILGEKTLVTGFIGGFNGKYFSKHLNDLSPTERPMKNEFVYSEFETRNCITIMHDTELQTEINEMGFTVNNSEIESLYKKIEQSINSYDIDIIVLSGSLPKGTPNSIYFDLMKFIKSLNTSIQIILDTSDEILKRTIELCSENNIYPDAVKPNLQELQSISNLKTDSIDELINSTDIKNIPIILVSKGSKGCFAKIYGKKFSATVPKIIAINPTGSGDATVGALAYALQNSLSNKALLKCCMTAGLCNTLEENIGYISKETYNQYYSKILIKNL, from the coding sequence ATGATATTAACAGTAACAATGAATCCGTCAGTAGATATACTATACAGAATAAAAGAATTCAAATTAGATAACGTTAATAGAACTACTCCAAAAAAGTTTTTAGGTGGTAAAGGAGTTAATGCAGCCAGAGTATCATCCATACTGGGAGAAAAAACATTAGTAACAGGCTTTATTGGTGGCTTTAATGGTAAATATTTTTCTAAGCATTTAAATGATTTATCTCCAACGGAAAGACCAATGAAAAATGAATTTGTTTATTCTGAATTTGAAACAAGAAATTGCATAACAATTATGCACGACACTGAGTTGCAAACTGAGATAAATGAAATGGGATTTACTGTAAATAATTCTGAGATAGAGTCATTATATAAGAAAATTGAACAATCTATTAATTCATATGATATTGATATTATTGTATTGAGTGGTAGCCTGCCAAAGGGTACACCAAATAGTATATATTTTGACCTCATGAAATTTATAAAGAGTTTAAATACATCTATACAAATCATTTTGGATACATCTGATGAAATACTAAAAAGAACTATCGAACTTTGTTCTGAAAATAATATTTATCCAGACGCCGTAAAACCAAATCTTCAAGAATTACAATCTATTTCAAATTTAAAAACGGATAGCATTGATGAATTAATTAACTCAACAGATATTAAAAACATCCCAATAATTCTTGTTTCAAAAGGTTCTAAGGGGTGTTTTGCAAAAATATATGGGAAAAAATTCAGTGCAACCGTTCCAAAAATCATTGCCATTAATCCAACCGGCAGTGGTGATGCCACTGTTGGAGCACTCGCATATGCCTTACAAAACAGCTTGTCTAACAAAGCTTTATTGAAATGTTGTATGACCGCTGGATTATGTAATACTCTAGAAGAAAATATTGGCTATATTTCAAAAGAAACATACAACCAATATTATTCTAAAATACTAATTAAAAATCTATAA
- a CDS encoding ECF transporter S component — protein sequence MQKRKAYRIAILGILMAIIFVQSLVPFLGFIPTGFINITIIHITVIVAAIVLGPKDGAIVGLVWGLGTMVRAFTSPTSIIDTTVFTNPFVAVLPRIVVGLVAGYLYLALKNRFKKRVVAMGIASAFGSLTNTILVLGLMRIMYASALSQAYTTQTDLLNKLLLIIVGTNGVPEMIAAIIIAPAISAAILKANKFLD from the coding sequence ATGCAAAAACGAAAAGCTTATCGCATCGCTATTTTGGGTATTTTAATGGCGATCATTTTTGTTCAGTCATTAGTGCCTTTTTTGGGATTCATTCCCACAGGATTTATTAATATAACAATAATTCATATCACTGTGATTGTTGCTGCTATCGTACTTGGTCCTAAAGATGGGGCCATTGTTGGTCTTGTTTGGGGACTAGGAACTATGGTGCGTGCCTTTACTAGTCCCACATCTATTATTGATACTACTGTGTTTACCAACCCGTTCGTCGCTGTTTTACCACGGATCGTTGTCGGATTGGTTGCTGGATATTTATATTTAGCCTTAAAAAATCGTTTCAAAAAAAGAGTTGTGGCAATGGGAATCGCATCAGCATTTGGTTCATTGACTAATACTATCTTGGTATTGGGATTGATGCGAATAATGTATGCCAGTGCTTTATCGCAGGCCTACACGACTCAGACTGATTTGCTCAATAAGTTGTTGCTTATAATTGTTGGTACGAATGGAGTTCCAGAAATGATTGCGGCGATTATTATTGCTCCCGCTATTTCGGCAGCTATTTTGAAAGCCAATAAGTTTTTGGATTGA
- a CDS encoding Crp/Fnr family transcriptional regulator: MQKNLSEYLKNKFPEIEEHWGELHSLFISEKFQKGSTLLDEEDTATEIYIITNGALRLWHNDDGKDITLQFFFENQMVSSFESFYLGQPSGFSIEAIEDTEVLKLSKKDFDAIKVKYPEIESSITRFICERFIEYRNIFFSQIQHSPEQRYQELLSNDPIVLKRVPLHFVASFLGITPVSLSRIRNRN; this comes from the coding sequence ATGCAAAAAAATTTGTCGGAGTATTTAAAAAATAAATTTCCTGAAATTGAAGAACATTGGGGAGAACTTCATTCATTATTTATTTCTGAAAAGTTTCAAAAAGGAAGTACATTGTTGGACGAAGAAGATACAGCCACAGAAATATATATTATTACCAACGGTGCGTTACGATTGTGGCATAACGATGACGGTAAAGATATTACGTTGCAATTCTTCTTTGAAAATCAAATGGTTTCCTCCTTTGAAAGCTTCTACTTGGGGCAACCGAGTGGATTTTCAATTGAAGCTATTGAAGACACTGAGGTTTTAAAACTAAGTAAAAAGGACTTTGATGCGATTAAAGTGAAGTATCCAGAAATAGAGTCATCTATAACTAGGTTCATTTGTGAGAGGTTCATTGAATATCGCAATATTTTTTTCTCACAAATTCAGCATTCTCCAGAACAGCGTTATCAAGAATTACTCAGTAATGATCCCATCGTTTTAAAACGTGTTCCGTTACATTTCGTGGCATCATTTTTGGGGATTACACCAGTGTCATTAAGTCGAATCCGCAATCGTAATTAG
- a CDS encoding NAD(P)H-dependent oxidoreductase, translated as MKTIIIFDHPYTATASENVPHNRSFLAALLKSTMQQLKSENNEIDLIDLHADHFNPVMSATDLSNWRRGKAISEQVANYQDRLLDADRIIFMFPIWWEVMPAMTKGFLDKVYAKNILYQADSMKTELKNPKIEVITTMSTPSFVYKCLIGSPLSKMLFRGTFLKTRLFNFKWKNFSGVEKKPLAKREQLLRDFRL; from the coding sequence ATGAAAACTATTATTATTTTTGACCATCCATACACAGCAACTGCTTCTGAAAATGTACCACACAATCGTTCTTTCTTGGCAGCATTATTAAAATCTACTATGCAACAACTGAAATCAGAGAATAATGAAATTGATCTCATCGATTTACATGCTGACCATTTCAATCCCGTAATGTCAGCAACTGACCTATCTAATTGGAGACGCGGAAAAGCCATCAGTGAACAAGTTGCTAATTACCAAGATAGACTTCTTGATGCCGATAGGATCATTTTCATGTTTCCTATTTGGTGGGAAGTTATGCCTGCTATGACAAAGGGTTTCCTTGATAAGGTATACGCAAAAAATATCTTGTATCAAGCTGACTCGATGAAAACTGAGTTGAAAAATCCAAAAATAGAAGTCATAACGACCATGAGCACACCAAGTTTCGTATACAAATGTCTTATTGGCTCTCCTTTATCCAAGATGCTTTTTCGTGGAACGTTCCTCAAAACTAGACTATTTAATTTCAAGTGGAAGAATTTTTCCGGTGTAGAAAAAAAGCCCTTAGCCAAACGTGAACAACTACTACGTGACTTCAGACTTTAA
- the proC gene encoding pyrroline-5-carboxylate reductase translates to MIGFIGAGSIGGAVITGLIKNGYDAKEIVVKGGKSNRTKALQEHLGFKLVQKIKQLEDVNPIFIGVGANALDSVLLELKSISKDKLIIAFTGNATVAKLRQSLPDAKVAHAIPNTPVKVGAGFTGITYSEKFTEQEKKQVISIMGYTGQLVEVPETQLGILGTVAGCSPAFLDLFIEALSDAGVKHGLNRKLAYDAAIGMALGSSKLALQSDLNPSALKDEVTSPGGSTIKGVAALEEYGFRNAVIKAVDAAEGE, encoded by the coding sequence ATGATTGGATTTATTGGTGCAGGTAGTATTGGTGGTGCTGTAATCACTGGATTGATCAAAAATGGTTATGATGCCAAAGAAATAGTTGTTAAAGGTGGCAAGTCAAATCGAACAAAGGCTTTGCAGGAACATTTAGGATTCAAATTGGTCCAAAAGATAAAGCAATTGGAAGATGTTAATCCAATATTTATTGGTGTTGGTGCTAATGCACTTGATAGTGTGCTTTTGGAATTGAAGTCCATCAGTAAAGATAAGTTGATAATTGCCTTCACTGGTAATGCGACTGTGGCTAAGTTAAGACAATCTTTACCAGACGCAAAAGTTGCTCATGCAATCCCTAATACACCTGTTAAAGTTGGTGCAGGATTTACAGGAATTACTTACTCTGAAAAGTTTACCGAACAGGAAAAGAAACAAGTGATCTCTATTATGGGATACACCGGTCAACTAGTTGAAGTACCAGAAACACAACTTGGAATTCTTGGTACAGTCGCTGGTTGTAGCCCTGCATTCTTAGATTTATTCATTGAAGCTTTGAGTGACGCGGGCGTTAAACATGGATTGAATAGAAAACTTGCTTACGATGCTGCAATTGGTATGGCTTTAGGATCAAGTAAGTTGGCACTACAATCTGATCTTAATCCGTCTGCATTAAAAGATGAAGTAACATCACCAGGTGGTTCTACTATTAAAGGAGTTGCGGCATTAGAAGAATATGGTTTCCGTAACGCCGTTATAAAAGCTGTAGATGCTGCAGAAGGTGAATAA
- a CDS encoding DUF975 family protein, with the protein MKNYHSRAELKREVKNLLKRRWTTGVLLYLIPLLITGMGNTANNHNPNTKFVYGSTDFYVNFTMLFRVLAITGIITFILGVIFSLISISATFRGLDWVNDPELDVQPLKSNFTYFRSPDWWKLMLTYLLVNVFTFLWSLLLIVPGIIKMFSYSQTYFIYKDLNDRNLADDYSLTDYITKSKELMSGNKWRYFVLQLSFLGWFILGGVTVIGMLWVFPYYKLTMANFYKDLAEQNKDILGY; encoded by the coding sequence ATGAAAAACTATCACTCAAGAGCTGAGCTTAAAAGAGAAGTTAAAAACTTACTCAAGCGCAGATGGACAACTGGTGTACTACTGTACCTGATTCCACTACTTATAACTGGTATGGGTAATACAGCAAATAATCATAATCCAAATACTAAATTTGTATATGGATCCACTGATTTTTATGTAAATTTCACAATGTTATTTAGAGTTCTTGCTATTACAGGAATAATTACCTTTATACTTGGTGTTATTTTTTCACTAATATCCATTTCGGCAACATTTAGAGGATTAGACTGGGTAAATGATCCTGAACTAGATGTTCAACCACTAAAGAGTAACTTCACTTACTTCAGAAGCCCAGACTGGTGGAAGTTGATGCTTACTTACCTATTAGTAAACGTCTTCACTTTTCTTTGGTCACTACTTTTGATAGTTCCCGGCATCATCAAGATGTTTTCTTATTCACAAACTTACTTTATCTATAAAGACCTAAATGACCGTAACCTTGCGGATGATTATTCATTAACAGACTATATAACTAAGAGTAAAGAATTAATGAGTGGTAACAAATGGCGCTACTTTGTACTTCAACTTAGCTTCTTAGGATGGTTCATTTTGGGTGGAGTGACTGTAATTGGTATGCTTTGGGTATTCCCATATTACAAACTTACAATGGCTAATTTCTATAAGGACTTAGCTGAACAAAATAAAGATATTTTAGGATACTAG